One part of the Coleofasciculus chthonoplastes PCC 7420 genome encodes these proteins:
- a CDS encoding plasmid mobilization protein, producing MNKTTEIKIRVTPTEKKSWLIKAQKAGISLSEYLRRCASRREIPTQPPEVNYHLVLQLGRISNSLNQQVLAMNAAVTSGQDISNIAEATEAVAQVLDLLKTVQSQLLNPPESLDEK from the coding sequence ATGAACAAAACAACTGAAATTAAAATCCGAGTCACACCGACTGAGAAAAAAAGCTGGCTGATTAAAGCTCAAAAAGCTGGGATAAGTCTTTCCGAATATCTCAGACGCTGCGCTTCCCGGCGAGAAATACCCACTCAACCACCAGAGGTCAACTACCACTTAGTCCTCCAACTGGGTCGAATCAGCAACAGTCTCAACCAACAGGTTTTAGCGATGAACGCGGCTGTAACATCCGGACAAGACATTTCCAATATCGCTGAAGCCACAGAAGCCGTTGCACAAGTCCTGGACTTACTCAAAACTGTACAATCCCAACTCCTCAACCCACCTGAATCCCTAGACGAAAAATGA